A single Macaca mulatta isolate MMU2019108-1 chromosome 11, T2T-MMU8v2.0, whole genome shotgun sequence DNA region contains:
- the IFNG gene encoding interferon gamma precursor: MKYTSYILAFQLCIVLGSLGCYCQDPYVKEAENLKKYFNAGDPDVADNGTLFLDILRNWKEESDRKIMQSQIVSFYFKLFKNFKDDQRIQKSVETIKEDINVKFFNSNKKKRDDFEKLTNYSVTDSNVQRKAVHELIQVMAELSPAAKIGKRKRSQMFRGRRASQ; encoded by the exons ATGAAATACACAAGTTATATCTTGGCTTTTCAGCTCTGCATTGTTTTGGGTTCTCTTGGCTGTTACTGCCAGGACCCATATGTAAAAGAAGCAGAAAAccttaagaaatatttt aatgcAGGTGATCCAGATGTAGCAGATAATGGAACTCTTTTCTTAGACATCTTGAGGAATTGGAAAGAG GAGAGTGACAGAAAAATAATGCAGAGCCAAATTGTCTCCTTTTacttcaaactttttaaaaacttcaaagaTGACCAGAGGATCCAAAAGAGTGTGGAGACCATCAAGGAAGACATTAATGTCAAGTTTTTcaatagcaacaaaaagaaaCGGGATGACTTTGAAAAGCTGACCAATTATTCG GTAACTGACTCGAATGTCCAACGCAAAGCAGTACATGAACTCATCCAAGTGATGGCTGAACTGTCGCCAGCAGCTAAAATAGGGAAGCGAAAAAGGAGTCAGATGTTTCGAGGTCGAAGAGCATCCCAATAA
- the IFNG gene encoding interferon gamma isoform X1 — protein sequence MTEEKGNQGNAGDPDVADNGTLFLDILRNWKEESDRKIMQSQIVSFYFKLFKNFKDDQRIQKSVETIKEDINVKFFNSNKKKRDDFEKLTNYSVTDSNVQRKAVHELIQVMAELSPAAKIGKRKRSQMFRGRRASQ from the exons aatgcAGGTGATCCAGATGTAGCAGATAATGGAACTCTTTTCTTAGACATCTTGAGGAATTGGAAAGAG GAGAGTGACAGAAAAATAATGCAGAGCCAAATTGTCTCCTTTTacttcaaactttttaaaaacttcaaagaTGACCAGAGGATCCAAAAGAGTGTGGAGACCATCAAGGAAGACATTAATGTCAAGTTTTTcaatagcaacaaaaagaaaCGGGATGACTTTGAAAAGCTGACCAATTATTCG GTAACTGACTCGAATGTCCAACGCAAAGCAGTACATGAACTCATCCAAGTGATGGCTGAACTGTCGCCAGCAGCTAAAATAGGGAAGCGAAAAAGGAGTCAGATGTTTCGAGGTCGAAGAGCATCCCAATAA